One Novosphingobium sp. G106 DNA segment encodes these proteins:
- the nusG gene encoding transcription termination/antitermination protein NusG, with amino-acid sequence MARWYIIHAYSGFENKVRDSILTEAERLGLEALVEAVEVPTESVTEVKRGKKVQVERKFMPGYVLAKLTLNDDVYHLVKNTPKVTGFLGSSGKPQPISEREAARYFGAREQAAAQPRHQVSVDYEIGDSVKVLDGPFASFNGVVEELDFDKNRVKVSVSIFGRATPVELDFEQVELSK; translated from the coding sequence ATGGCCCGCTGGTACATCATCCACGCCTATTCCGGCTTCGAGAACAAGGTCCGCGACTCGATCCTGACCGAGGCCGAGCGCCTGGGGCTCGAGGCTCTGGTCGAGGCGGTCGAGGTTCCGACCGAGTCGGTCACCGAGGTGAAGCGCGGCAAGAAGGTTCAGGTCGAGCGCAAGTTCATGCCGGGCTACGTCCTCGCCAAGCTGACGCTGAACGACGACGTCTATCACCTCGTCAAGAACACTCCCAAGGTCACCGGCTTCCTCGGCTCCAGCGGCAAGCCGCAGCCGATCTCCGAGCGTGAGGCCGCGCGCTATTTCGGCGCCCGCGAACAGGCCGCTGCGCAGCCGCGCCACCAGGTTTCGGTCGATTACGAGATCGGCGATTCGGTCAAGGTGCTCGACGGTCCCTTCGCCAGCTTCAACGGCGTGGTCGAGGAACTCGATTTCGACAAGAACCGCGTCAAGGTCTCGGTCTCGATCTTCGGCCGTGCGACCCCGGTCGAGCTCGATTTCGAGCAGGTCGAACTCAGCAAGTAA
- a CDS encoding regulatory protein RecX, with product MIRQSPGTTPEQSGKRRAKRPLKPLDSARLDELALAYVARFATSRAKLESYLVRKLRERGWADEGEPAVAALAARFVAAGYVDDAAFARAKSGSLLRRGYGQRRIGEALGAAGIGEDIRAEVRAGEGARRQAALVMARKRRLGPFGPAPADRAAREKQIAAMLRAGHGLDSARELVNAASVEAAEDWAAQASDDD from the coding sequence ATGATACGGCAATCCCCAGGAACGACTCCTGAACAAAGCGGCAAGCGGCGCGCAAAACGGCCGCTCAAGCCGCTCGATTCGGCGCGGCTCGATGAGCTGGCACTGGCCTATGTCGCGCGCTTCGCGACGAGCCGGGCGAAGCTGGAAAGCTATCTGGTGCGCAAGCTGCGTGAACGTGGCTGGGCGGATGAGGGCGAGCCCGCGGTCGCTGCCCTGGCGGCACGTTTCGTCGCGGCCGGCTATGTCGACGATGCCGCTTTCGCGCGCGCCAAGAGCGGCAGCCTGCTGCGCCGCGGCTACGGCCAGCGTCGGATCGGCGAAGCGCTCGGCGCGGCCGGGATCGGCGAGGACATCCGCGCGGAAGTGCGTGCGGGCGAAGGCGCGCGCCGGCAGGCCGCGCTGGTTATGGCGCGCAAGCGCCGGCTCGGTCCCTTCGGTCCGGCGCCGGCCGACCGTGCCGCGCGCGAGAAGCAGATCGCGGCCATGCTGCGCGCCGGGCACGGTCTGGACAGCGCCCGCGAATTGGTGAATGCCGCCAGCGTCGAAGCGGCCGAGGACTGGGCCGCGCAAGCCTCGGATGACGACTGA
- a CDS encoding DUF192 domain-containing protein translates to MRIPKSLIVAMLALAACSTKPADSAAKPVAETQARHPESGLPVVPLTVTHGSQRHAFRVEVARSEMEQAKGLMFRTQMGADEGMIFPMQPPRLASFWMKNTVIPLDIIFIGADHRILNVAANAVPYSETPIPSWGKAAAVLELNGGRAAALGIDTGDRVDW, encoded by the coding sequence ATGCGCATTCCCAAGAGTCTTATTGTTGCCATGCTGGCGCTGGCCGCCTGCTCGACCAAGCCCGCCGACAGCGCGGCCAAGCCAGTCGCCGAAACGCAGGCGCGGCATCCCGAATCCGGCCTGCCGGTCGTTCCGCTGACCGTCACGCACGGCAGCCAGCGTCACGCTTTCCGTGTCGAAGTCGCGCGCTCCGAGATGGAGCAGGCCAAAGGGCTTATGTTCCGCACCCAAATGGGCGCCGACGAGGGGATGATCTTCCCGATGCAGCCGCCGCGGCTCGCCAGCTTCTGGATGAAGAATACGGTGATCCCGCTCGACATCATCTTCATCGGCGCCGACCACCGCATTCTCAACGTGGCCGCCAATGCGGTGCCTTATTCGGAAACGCCGATCCCGTCCTGGGGCAAGGCTGCGGCCGTGCTCGAACTCAACGGCGGGCGGGCGGCGGCGCTGGGTATCGATACCGGCGACAGGGTAGACTGGTAG
- a CDS encoding fatty acyl-AMP ligase: MTDTAAMVPTTENTLIPTANEDDLPRRYADFGNFCEALDYAAKGERGFNFHDPRGTLIRPYPFSELRQDALEMAYRLIAHGVKPGDRIALIAETGPYFAALFCGAVYAGAWPVPLPLPTSFGGKDNYIEQIAVQMASAEPKILLFPTELEAMAVAAAERQGCEAIAWEGFAEEKAPEAPLPTPAPDDICFLQYSSGSTRFPHGVAVTHRSLLANLAGHGHGMKIEGSDRCVSWLPWYHDMGLVGCVLSPIGNQFSVDYLKTEDFARRPLAWLDLISRNPGRSVSYSPTFGYDICSRRVSSQTNVAERFDLSRWRLAGNGADMIRPDVMQAFVNTFAPAGFKAAAFMPSYGLAEATLAVTLMPPGEGIRVELVEEERLSGCPRDLSRPARYRAIVNCGKVVRGMELEIRGESGHALADHHIGKVWCRGTSVMHSYYRDPEATAACMVDGWLDTGDMGYMVDGYLFIVGRAKDMIIINGKNHWPQDIEWAVEQLPGFHQGDIAAFSLETESGEEVPAVLVHCRVSDPVERIKLHDEIRDKVRSITGMNCIVELVPPRTLPRTSSGKLSRAKAKKLYLAGEIEPFKLAA, translated from the coding sequence ATGACCGACACCGCAGCGATGGTGCCGACGACCGAAAATACGCTAATTCCGACTGCAAACGAAGACGATCTGCCGCGCCGCTACGCAGATTTTGGCAACTTTTGCGAGGCGCTCGACTACGCCGCGAAAGGTGAACGTGGGTTCAATTTCCACGATCCGCGCGGCACGCTGATCCGCCCCTACCCGTTTTCCGAGCTCCGCCAGGACGCGCTTGAGATGGCCTATCGCCTGATCGCCCACGGCGTGAAGCCGGGCGATCGCATCGCGCTGATCGCCGAGACGGGCCCCTATTTCGCCGCTCTGTTCTGCGGCGCGGTTTATGCCGGCGCCTGGCCGGTGCCACTGCCGCTGCCGACTTCGTTCGGCGGCAAGGACAACTACATCGAGCAGATCGCCGTCCAAATGGCGAGCGCCGAGCCCAAGATCCTGCTGTTCCCGACCGAGCTCGAGGCCATGGCCGTAGCCGCTGCCGAGCGCCAGGGCTGCGAAGCGATCGCCTGGGAAGGCTTCGCCGAGGAGAAGGCGCCCGAGGCGCCGCTGCCGACCCCCGCGCCCGACGACATCTGCTTCCTGCAGTATTCGAGCGGCTCGACCCGCTTCCCGCACGGCGTTGCCGTTACCCACCGCTCACTGCTGGCGAACCTCGCCGGGCACGGCCATGGAATGAAGATCGAGGGGTCCGACCGCTGCGTCTCCTGGCTGCCGTGGTACCACGACATGGGCCTCGTAGGCTGCGTCCTGTCGCCGATCGGCAACCAGTTCTCCGTCGACTACCTCAAGACCGAGGACTTCGCCCGCCGTCCGTTGGCCTGGCTCGACTTGATCAGCCGCAACCCCGGCAGGTCGGTCAGCTACTCGCCCACCTTCGGCTATGACATCTGCTCGCGCCGCGTCTCCAGCCAGACCAATGTCGCCGAGCGTTTCGACCTGTCGCGCTGGCGGCTTGCCGGCAACGGCGCCGACATGATCCGGCCCGACGTAATGCAGGCCTTCGTCAACACCTTTGCGCCCGCGGGCTTCAAGGCCGCCGCCTTCATGCCGAGCTACGGCCTAGCCGAAGCGACGCTGGCAGTGACGCTAATGCCGCCGGGCGAAGGCATCCGCGTCGAGCTGGTCGAGGAAGAGCGCCTGTCGGGCTGCCCGCGCGATCTCTCGCGCCCGGCCCGCTACCGCGCCATCGTCAACTGCGGCAAGGTCGTGCGCGGCATGGAACTGGAAATCCGCGGCGAAAGCGGTCACGCGCTTGCCGATCACCACATCGGCAAGGTCTGGTGCCGCGGCACCAGCGTCATGCATTCCTACTACCGCGACCCCGAGGCGACCGCCGCCTGCATGGTCGACGGCTGGCTGGACACCGGCGACATGGGCTACATGGTCGACGGCTACCTGTTCATCGTCGGCCGGGCGAAGGACATGATCATCATCAACGGCAAGAACCACTGGCCGCAGGATATCGAGTGGGCGGTGGAACAGCTTCCCGGCTTCCACCAGGGCGACATCGCCGCCTTCAGCCTCGAGACCGAGAGCGGCGAGGAAGTGCCCGCCGTGCTCGTCCACTGCCGCGTTTCCGACCCGGTCGAGCGGATCAAGCTGCATGACGAGATCCGCGACAAGGTCCGCTCGATCACCGGCATGAACTGCATCGTCGAACTGGTCCCGCCGCGCACACTGCCGCGCACCAGCTCGGGCAAGCTCAGCCGCGCCAAGGCGAAGAAGCTTTATCTGGCTGGCGAGATCGAGCCGTTCAAGCTGGCGGCCTGA
- a CDS encoding MFS transporter, whose translation MNDSIPAGIKVPTTAREWKQNWPLVLASSLGFCFFSVMLSTTGLFMEPVSSEFGWGRTLFASGVSIATFTTAIASPFLGIIVDKHGARRLALPGVILTILSMTLFGLLQGQVWLWVVLWLFFGISSACIKSTVWTVAVLGVFEKSKGLALAMVMSGTALSQVIVPPLGNWLIAEHGWRAAYVWLGLGWGLPTLLMTFFFFFDLHDVARKRMKNDKTTQVEAALNLPGLTVKEASRDSAIWRIGISSFVVMVLTQGLMAHLIPILTDAGVTRTHAAWLSSLSGVAGIIGKLITGVLLDRYRPNWIGGVTLGAAALTFLLLMDGLRSPTAIVIALLVNGYAAGTKTQITGYLTASYGGMKSFGVVYGVMAACMAAAAGLGPLVGGVIFDTFGSYSMFLLAGAIGCAFGGLMMISLPGYPKWEKNEPEAEAFA comes from the coding sequence GTGAACGACAGCATCCCGGCAGGAATCAAAGTGCCGACGACGGCACGGGAATGGAAGCAGAACTGGCCGCTGGTGCTGGCATCCTCGCTGGGCTTCTGCTTCTTCTCGGTCATGCTCAGCACGACCGGCCTGTTCATGGAACCGGTCAGCAGCGAGTTCGGCTGGGGGCGCACGCTGTTCGCCTCGGGCGTCTCGATCGCGACCTTCACCACGGCCATCGCCTCGCCGTTCCTGGGCATCATCGTCGACAAACACGGCGCCAGGCGGCTGGCTTTGCCCGGCGTGATCCTGACGATCCTGTCGATGACGCTGTTCGGCCTGCTCCAGGGGCAGGTCTGGCTGTGGGTGGTGCTCTGGCTGTTCTTCGGCATATCTTCGGCCTGCATCAAGTCCACGGTCTGGACCGTCGCGGTGCTCGGCGTGTTCGAGAAGTCCAAGGGATTGGCGCTGGCGATGGTCATGTCGGGCACAGCGCTCAGCCAGGTGATAGTGCCGCCGCTGGGCAATTGGCTGATCGCCGAGCACGGCTGGCGCGCAGCCTATGTCTGGCTGGGGCTGGGCTGGGGCCTGCCCACGCTGCTGATGACCTTCTTCTTCTTCTTCGACCTGCACGACGTCGCGCGTAAACGGATGAAGAACGACAAAACGACCCAGGTCGAGGCCGCGCTGAACCTGCCGGGCCTGACGGTGAAGGAGGCCTCGCGCGATTCGGCGATCTGGCGCATCGGCATTTCCAGCTTCGTGGTCATGGTGCTGACCCAGGGCCTGATGGCGCACCTGATCCCTATCCTGACCGACGCCGGGGTTACGCGAACCCATGCGGCCTGGCTGTCCAGCCTGAGCGGGGTCGCTGGCATCATCGGCAAGCTGATCACCGGCGTGCTGCTCGATCGCTATCGGCCGAACTGGATCGGCGGCGTCACACTGGGCGCGGCGGCGCTGACTTTCCTGCTGCTGATGGACGGCCTGCGATCCCCCACTGCGATCGTCATCGCCCTGCTCGTCAACGGCTATGCCGCAGGCACTAAGACGCAGATCACCGGCTATCTCACCGCCAGTTACGGTGGGATGAAGAGCTTCGGCGTGGTCTATGGCGTGATGGCCGCCTGCATGGCGGCGGCGGCGGGTCTGGGGCCGCTGGTCGGCGGCGTGATCTTCGACACCTTCGGCAGCTACTCGATGTTCCTGCTCGCCGGCGCGATCGGCTGCGCCTTCGGCGGCCTGATGATGATCAGCCTGCCCGGCTATCCCAAGTGGGAAAAGAACGAGCCGGAGGCGGAGGCCTTTGCATAA
- a CDS encoding TadE/TadG family type IV pilus assembly protein: MLRNPTTLTRRFLVALGGDRRGNVIVPFAFLLPVFLAMTGLGFEGAHWYQTEQSMQNAADAAALAAATNATSSYDKEAKAVAAQYGFVDGTNNVVVTTSNSAACPSGPSQCYSVNIKAPVRLIFAQLVGYTGDTKVGTAAAQLVTAQAVASQATAPRSYCLVGLASSGASQAIRTNGAPKADLTGCSVMSNTDAQCNGHDLKATYGDAAGTSSGCGATQTSKVKPITDPYVGLASNIPPDPCSSYAQIPAKKSGTPLPSSNKLSGTVNWGGNQTICGDLQLTGDVTLTGSDLVLVIQNGQLDTNGYTIKTASGAAATIVFSGDNSGSYTHAPTGGGTIDIAAPTSGAWSGVAMYQDPDLTSGVDVSAAGNSPTWDITGLVYLPHASVTFSGAVNKSSNGQSCFVMVADNITINGTGSILSTGGCAKAGLNMPQNQVPSRGKLVA; encoded by the coding sequence ATGCTTCGGAACCCGACGACCCTGACACGACGCTTTTTGGTTGCGCTTGGCGGTGACAGGCGCGGCAACGTCATCGTCCCGTTCGCCTTTCTGCTGCCGGTCTTCCTGGCGATGACGGGTCTCGGTTTCGAAGGCGCGCATTGGTACCAGACCGAGCAGTCGATGCAGAACGCCGCCGATGCGGCCGCGCTTGCAGCGGCGACCAATGCGACGTCGTCCTACGACAAGGAAGCCAAGGCGGTCGCGGCGCAGTACGGCTTCGTCGATGGCACGAACAACGTCGTCGTCACCACGAGCAACAGCGCCGCCTGCCCCTCCGGGCCGAGCCAGTGCTACAGCGTGAACATAAAGGCACCTGTCCGGCTCATATTCGCGCAGCTGGTCGGCTACACGGGCGATACCAAGGTCGGAACCGCCGCCGCGCAGCTTGTCACTGCCCAAGCGGTGGCCAGCCAGGCCACGGCGCCGAGAAGCTATTGCCTCGTTGGGCTCGCGAGCAGCGGGGCGTCGCAGGCAATCCGCACGAATGGTGCGCCGAAAGCGGATCTCACAGGCTGCAGCGTCATGTCGAACACCGATGCGCAGTGCAACGGCCACGACCTCAAGGCGACCTACGGCGATGCCGCCGGGACCAGCAGCGGATGCGGTGCCACCCAGACGTCGAAGGTCAAGCCGATCACGGATCCCTATGTCGGCCTCGCGTCCAACATTCCGCCCGATCCCTGCTCTTCCTATGCGCAAATACCGGCCAAGAAGAGCGGCACGCCGCTGCCGAGCAGCAACAAGCTTTCGGGGACGGTCAACTGGGGTGGCAACCAGACGATCTGCGGTGACCTTCAGCTGACCGGAGACGTGACGCTGACCGGGTCCGACCTCGTGCTGGTGATCCAGAATGGCCAGCTCGATACCAACGGCTACACGATCAAGACGGCGAGCGGCGCCGCGGCGACGATCGTCTTCTCGGGTGACAATTCGGGCAGCTACACCCATGCGCCGACCGGCGGCGGCACGATCGACATCGCCGCACCAACCTCGGGCGCCTGGTCGGGCGTCGCCATGTATCAGGACCCCGACCTGACTTCGGGCGTCGATGTTTCGGCCGCGGGCAACAGCCCCACCTGGGACATCACCGGGCTCGTCTATCTGCCGCACGCCAGCGTCACTTTCAGCGGCGCGGTCAACAAGTCGAGCAATGGCCAGTCCTGCTTTGTCATGGTTGCCGACAACATCACGATCAACGGCACGGGCAGCATCTTGTCGACCGGCGGATGCGCCAAGGCCGGCTTGAACATGCCGCAAAATCAGGTGCCTTCGCGCGGCAAGCTCGTGGCCTAG
- a CDS encoding TadE/TadG family type IV pilus assembly protein codes for MMALLGHRRRIGRDESGGAMIEFALVFPLFILAAVGGLYVAMLSFTSANMQKAVKEGARCYSINTTTCSSTTATATYTLQRYVSVTKDQPTFTASIAACGHLVSGTINFTFNTGLAKFNVPLSSTACFP; via the coding sequence ATGATGGCGCTTCTCGGGCACAGGCGGAGGATCGGCCGCGACGAAAGCGGCGGGGCGATGATCGAGTTCGCCCTGGTCTTCCCGCTGTTTATCCTGGCGGCCGTCGGCGGGCTCTATGTGGCGATGTTGAGCTTCACTTCGGCCAATATGCAGAAGGCGGTCAAGGAAGGCGCGCGCTGCTATTCGATCAACACGACGACCTGCAGCAGCACCACCGCGACAGCCACCTATACGCTCCAGCGCTATGTCAGCGTCACGAAGGATCAGCCGACCTTTACCGCCAGTATCGCCGCCTGCGGCCACCTTGTTAGCGGCACGATCAACTTCACGTTCAACACCGGGCTGGCCAAGTTCAACGTCCCGCTGAGCTCGACCGCCTGTTTCCCTTGA
- a CDS encoding NADH:ubiquinone oxidoreductase subunit NDUFA12, which yields MGILSKIFTWWDGATIGTLLNSSRNGEQVGTDAQGNRYYRAKKRVAAGQPFAGHERRWVIYEGANDASRVPAEWHGWLHGSFDGIPESNLPPARIWEVDYTPNATGTDQAYRPQGALERGGRRAHATGDYQAWSPDA from the coding sequence ATGGGTATTCTCTCGAAGATCTTCACCTGGTGGGACGGCGCGACCATCGGCACCTTGTTGAATAGCTCGCGCAACGGCGAGCAGGTCGGCACCGACGCGCAGGGCAACCGCTACTACCGCGCGAAGAAGCGGGTCGCGGCGGGGCAGCCTTTCGCGGGGCATGAGCGCCGCTGGGTGATCTACGAAGGCGCCAACGACGCCAGCCGCGTGCCGGCCGAATGGCACGGCTGGCTCCACGGCAGCTTTGACGGCATTCCCGAAAGCAATCTGCCGCCCGCGCGGATATGGGAAGTCGACTATACGCCCAACGCCACGGGCACCGACCAGGCCTATCGCCCGCAGGGTGCGCTCGAGCGCGGCGGCCGGCGGGCCCATGCCACGGGCGACTACCAGGCCTGGTCGCCGGACGCCTGA
- the secE gene encoding preprotein translocase subunit SecE yields MAKTSPGEFMRQVQAEMRKVVWPTRQETVTTAIFVALLMTVLAVFFLGVDSIFGAVVRWLLSLA; encoded by the coding sequence ATGGCCAAGACCAGCCCCGGCGAGTTCATGCGCCAAGTCCAGGCGGAAATGCGCAAGGTCGTCTGGCCGACGCGCCAGGAGACGGTCACCACGGCCATCTTCGTCGCGCTGCTGATGACGGTCCTGGCCGTGTTCTTCCTCGGCGTGGATTCGATTTTCGGCGCAGTGGTGCGCTGGCTCCTCTCGCTCGCCTGA
- a CDS encoding TadE/TadG family type IV pilus assembly protein — translation MAVRSIFALRRHRRLGAAGLAADVRGAASIEFAFCLSIMTFAMLAGVDAADFYVHRLQVDNATQMAAQAAWQNCDTTKLPATTNCTGFTAAVTASLQSTSLGTGITLQTGYPAEGYYCVNTAGTLQKVGDVTSAPPSDCGSVGQASDQPGDYVQIKTQYTYAPIFNVLNFSSLIPTSIQSSSLVRLK, via the coding sequence ATGGCGGTCCGGTCCATCTTCGCCCTGCGGCGGCATCGGCGGCTGGGCGCCGCGGGCCTCGCCGCCGATGTGCGGGGTGCCGCGAGCATCGAATTTGCCTTCTGCCTCAGCATCATGACCTTCGCCATGCTCGCCGGGGTCGATGCCGCGGACTTCTACGTCCATCGTCTCCAAGTGGACAACGCGACGCAGATGGCGGCCCAGGCCGCCTGGCAGAACTGCGACACGACCAAGCTGCCGGCGACGACGAACTGCACGGGCTTCACGGCCGCGGTCACCGCGTCGCTGCAATCGACCTCGCTGGGCACAGGGATCACGCTGCAGACCGGCTATCCGGCGGAGGGCTATTACTGCGTCAACACCGCTGGAACGCTGCAGAAGGTCGGTGACGTGACGAGCGCGCCGCCCAGCGATTGCGGGTCCGTGGGCCAAGCCAGCGATCAGCCCGGCGACTATGTCCAGATCAAGACACAGTACACCTATGCGCCGATCTTCAATGTCCTGAACTTCTCGTCGCTGATACCGACCTCGATACAATCGTCATCGCTGGTGAGGCTCAAATGA
- the rplA gene encoding 50S ribosomal protein L1, whose amino-acid sequence MAQTKNQKALAAKLGDNQKLYAVDEAIQTLKDLKSVKFDETLEVALNLGVDPRHADQMVRGMVTLPSGTGKDVKVAVFARGDKAEAALAAGADKVGAEDLLEDMQAGNLDYGRVIATPDMMGIVGRLGKVLGPKGLMPNPKLGTVTPNVAEAVKAAKGGQIEFRVEKAGIIHGGIGKMSFSNEALKANFDAFVDAVVKAKPAGAKGKYVRRVGLSSSMGPGLKIDVAEVHGG is encoded by the coding sequence ATGGCACAGACCAAGAATCAGAAGGCTCTCGCAGCCAAGCTCGGCGACAACCAGAAGCTTTATGCCGTCGATGAGGCGATCCAGACGCTGAAGGATCTGAAGTCGGTCAAGTTCGACGAGACTCTCGAAGTCGCGCTGAACCTTGGCGTCGATCCGCGCCACGCCGACCAGATGGTCCGCGGTATGGTCACGCTGCCTTCGGGCACGGGCAAGGACGTCAAGGTTGCCGTCTTCGCGCGCGGCGACAAGGCCGAGGCGGCTCTCGCCGCCGGTGCCGACAAGGTTGGCGCCGAGGACCTGCTGGAAGACATGCAGGCCGGCAACCTCGACTACGGCCGCGTCATCGCGACGCCCGACATGATGGGCATCGTCGGTCGCCTCGGTAAGGTGCTGGGCCCCAAGGGCCTGATGCCTAACCCGAAGCTGGGTACGGTCACGCCGAACGTCGCCGAAGCGGTCAAGGCTGCCAAGGGCGGCCAGATTGAGTTCCGCGTCGAGAAGGCCGGCATCATCCATGGCGGCATCGGCAAGATGAGCTTCTCGAACGAGGCCCTCAAGGCCAACTTCGACGCTTTCGTCGACGCCGTGGTCAAGGCTAAGCCCGCCGGCGCCAAGGGCAAGTACGTCCGCAGGGTCGGCCTGTCCTCGTCGATGGGCCCGGGCCTGAAGATCGACGTGGCCGAAGTCCACGGCGGCTGA
- a CDS encoding TauD/TfdA family dioxygenase encodes MAIRFENIKEFIGSRVSWDDRADLFTPEAAGAIRAKVEERTVLVFPQVDLTDDEQRYITESMGEKIKLTGRFNVQTDVADDIYQVTLDPKINPQPEYVLGTFFWHMDGVSVDAPPPFATLLSCRIAPDKGGETEFASTYAAYAGLPEEEKQALEGLRAIHSVTASLSPIADAIPENHRAKVFGIGGEREHPIVWTHQDGRKSMVIGTTADRIVGMEIPAGRAMLIRLQEWAAQPAFSLRHKWTKGDFVIWDNTGAMHRAIPYDKSTGRMMHRTSIAGTETVAA; translated from the coding sequence ATGGCCATCCGGTTCGAGAACATCAAGGAATTCATCGGTTCGCGCGTCTCGTGGGATGACCGCGCCGATCTCTTCACCCCCGAAGCCGCCGGGGCGATTCGCGCCAAGGTCGAAGAGCGCACCGTGCTCGTGTTCCCGCAGGTCGACCTGACCGACGACGAGCAGCGCTACATCACCGAATCGATGGGCGAGAAGATCAAGCTGACGGGTCGCTTCAACGTCCAGACCGACGTCGCCGACGACATCTACCAGGTGACGCTTGACCCCAAGATCAATCCCCAGCCCGAATATGTGCTCGGCACGTTCTTCTGGCACATGGATGGCGTTTCGGTCGATGCGCCGCCGCCTTTCGCGACGCTGCTCTCGTGCCGCATCGCGCCCGACAAGGGCGGTGAGACCGAATTCGCCAGCACGTATGCCGCCTATGCCGGGCTGCCCGAAGAAGAGAAGCAGGCGCTCGAAGGCCTGCGCGCGATCCACTCGGTGACGGCGAGCCTGTCGCCGATCGCCGATGCCATTCCCGAGAATCACCGCGCCAAGGTCTTCGGCATCGGCGGTGAGCGCGAGCATCCGATCGTCTGGACGCATCAGGACGGTCGCAAGTCGATGGTGATCGGCACCACCGCCGACCGCATCGTGGGCATGGAAATTCCCGCGGGCCGCGCCATGCTGATCCGCCTGCAGGAGTGGGCAGCGCAGCCGGCCTTTTCGCTGCGCCACAAGTGGACCAAGGGCGATTTTGTGATCTGGGACAACACCGGCGCGATGCACCGTGCGATTCCCTACGACAAGTCGACGGGCCGCATGATGCACCGCACCTCGATCGCGGGTACCGAGACGGTCGCCGCCTGA
- the aat gene encoding leucyl/phenylalanyl-tRNA--protein transferase, which produces MTSLLPLCYSLCVHAPVTPPIIDPELLMLAYRSGIFPMADHRDDPEIFWVEPRKRAILPLDGFHLSRSLARTLRRGRFSVTCNAAFAEVMEACAAPRRDGSGESWISHRIAASYQRLHELGQAHSLECWRDDEHGTPRLVGGLYGVGFDRVFCGESMFSRVPDASKVALAWLVAALCRAGTQLLDCQFITSHLASLGAVEISQKRYVGLLRAAQEPYSGVGVAAGARDGDGLGAGVGVAAGEAAGDGDGDALGLAAGFAALLAAAAGSSSSPGNFIAQSLTQTS; this is translated from the coding sequence ATGACAAGCCTTCTCCCGCTCTGCTACAGTCTGTGCGTGCACGCGCCCGTAACGCCACCGATCATCGATCCCGAACTGCTGATGCTCGCCTACCGCAGCGGTATCTTCCCCATGGCCGATCACCGCGACGACCCGGAGATCTTCTGGGTGGAGCCGCGCAAGCGGGCGATCCTGCCCCTCGACGGTTTCCACCTCTCGCGCTCGCTGGCGCGGACGCTGCGACGTGGGCGCTTCTCGGTCACCTGCAACGCCGCTTTCGCCGAAGTCATGGAAGCCTGCGCCGCCCCCCGGCGCGACGGCAGCGGCGAGAGCTGGATCAGCCACCGCATCGCCGCGAGCTATCAGCGGCTGCACGAGCTCGGCCAGGCGCACTCGCTGGAGTGCTGGCGGGACGACGAGCACGGCACACCCCGGCTCGTGGGCGGGCTCTATGGCGTCGGTTTCGACCGGGTGTTCTGCGGCGAGTCGATGTTCAGCCGCGTGCCCGATGCCTCGAAAGTCGCACTGGCCTGGCTGGTGGCGGCTCTGTGCCGTGCCGGCACGCAATTGCTGGATTGCCAGTTCATCACCTCGCACCTCGCCTCGCTTGGCGCGGTCGAGATCAGCCAGAAACGCTATGTCGGCCTGTTGCGCGCAGCGCAGGAGCCTTATTCGGGCGTGGGCGTCGCGGCCGGCGCCCGTGACGGCGACGGACTGGGGGCCGGAGTCGGCGTCGCAGCGGGCGAGGCAGCCGGCGACGGCGACGGCGACGCGCTCGGCTTGGCGGCGGGCTTCGCCGCGCTGCTCGCCGCTGCAGCGGGATCCTCTTCCTCGCCGGGGAACTTCATAGCGCAGTCCTTGACCCAGACATCGTAG
- the rplK gene encoding 50S ribosomal protein L11, giving the protein MAKKIEGYIKLQVAAGAANPSPPIGPALGQRGVNIMEFCKQFNAATQEVEKGTPLPTVITVYADRSFSFVTKTPPATFFIKKAANLKSGSKEPGKISAGTIKRSQLAEIAQAKMADLNANDIEQATKIIEGSARSMGLQVVEG; this is encoded by the coding sequence GTGGCCAAGAAGATTGAAGGCTATATCAAGCTGCAGGTCGCAGCCGGTGCCGCCAACCCGTCGCCGCCGATCGGTCCGGCGCTCGGTCAGCGCGGCGTGAACATCATGGAATTCTGCAAGCAGTTCAACGCTGCCACGCAGGAAGTGGAAAAGGGCACGCCGCTCCCGACGGTCATCACCGTCTATGCGGATCGCTCGTTCAGCTTCGTCACCAAGACGCCGCCCGCCACCTTCTTCATCAAGAAGGCCGCCAACCTGAAGTCGGGCTCGAAGGAGCCGGGCAAGATCTCGGCGGGAACGATCAAGCGCTCGCAGCTTGCCGAAATCGCTCAGGCCAAGATGGCCGATCTGAACGCCAACGACATCGAGCAGGCGACGAAGATCATCGAAGGTTCCGCCCGTTCGATGGGCCTGCAGGTTGTGGAGGGCTGA